Sequence from the Pararhizobium gei genome:
ACCGCCGGCGGTGTTTCGAGACTTTTCTTCAGCGTTGCGATGGAGGCGTAGTTCACTGCCTTGGACCGCCACTGCAGCACCCGGACCGGGTCAAAGTGATGCGACTCGATCCTGTGGACCAGTTCCTTGTCGAAGGGCTCGACCCTGGACGTAACGCCGAACGTACCGTCGCGCAGGTGACGGCCGGCACGGCCGGCGATCTGCGCGAGTTCGCCGGGATTGAGATCCCGGAACTGATAGCCGTCATATTTGCGACTCTGGGCAAAGGCCACATGGTCGACATCCAGATTGAGCCCCATGCCGATCGCATCGGTCGCCACCAGATATTCGACCTCGCCTTCCTGATAGAGCGCCACCTGGGCATTGCGGGTGCGGGGCGAGAGCGCGCCGAGCACGACCGCTGCGCCGCCCCTTTGCCGGCGAATCAACTCGGCGATCGCGTAGACCTCCTCGGCCGAAAAGGCGACGATGGCCGAACGCTGGGGCAAACGGGTGATCTTCTTGGAACCGGCATAGAGAAGCTGCGACAAACGCGGCCGCTCGACGATGGTGATACCGGGCAGCAGATGCTCGAGAATGGGCCTCATGGTGGAGGCCCCGAGAAGCAGGGTTTCGACACGCCCGCGCAGATGCATCAACCGGTCGGTAAAGATATGACCGCGCTCCAGATCGCCGGCAAGCTGGACCTCGTCGATGGCGACGAAAGCAGCCTTGGTCTCGCGCGGCATGGCCTCGACGGTGCAGACCGAAAAGCGCGCCATATGCGGGGTGATTTTCTCCTCGCCGGTTATCAGCGCGACATTGTGGGCACCAACCTTCTCAACGACACGCGTATAGACTTCGCGCGCAAGGAGACGCAGCGGCAGACCGATAACGCCGCTTTCATGCGCAACCATGCGCTCGATCGCATAATGCGTCTTGCCGGTATTGGTCGGGCCGAGGACCGCGATCACGCCGCGGCCACTCAAAATCATCGGTTGGTCAGGCACTGTGTCGATCCTGCGCATTTCCATTCGCAACGGCCGTCAGACGCGCATGGACCACGCAACCGACTGGCCACACATGCCTATCGCCGCCTTCAAACACAAGGGCGGCGATCGAAAAGATTGAAAATCGGCGAAATGAGTGCGGTCGCAACAGCGCCAGCGGAACAGGGATGGAACGAATCGGCGACGAATCGCTGACACACTGGAATTCGCTCTTTGTTCGCGCCGTATCCTTGTTGGGGTCCGCATCCGTCAGACGAAGAACTGACCGCCGTTCGCGGATATGGTCGATCCGGTAATGAAGCCCGCGTCATCGGAAGCGAGGAACACCGCGATACGGGCGATTTCTGCCGGCTCTCCGAGGCGTCCCACCGGGATTTGCGGGATGATCCTCTCGTTCAAAACCTTTTCAGGGATCGCACGCACCATTTCCGTGCCGATATACCCCGGACAAATGGCGTTGACGGTGATGCCCTTGGCAGCGCCTTCCTGCGCCAGCGCCTTGGTGAAGCCAAGATCGCCCGCCTTCGCGGCGGAATAATTGACCTGGCCCATCTGGCCCTTTTGGCCATTGATCGAGGAAATATTGATCACCCGGCCGAAATTGCGATCCCGCATTCCGGTCCAGACCGGATGCGTCATATTGAAAAGGCCCGTCAGGTTGGTATCGACAACGGCCGTCCATTGATCCGGCGTCATCTTGTGAAACATGGCATCGCGTGTGATGCCGGCATTATTGACGAGAATCTCGACCGGACCGAGATCGGCTTCGACGCGGGCAAGGCCGGCAGCACAGGCCGCATAGCTGGAGACATCCCATTTATACGTGGGAATACCGGTTTCGGCAGTGAATGCCTGGGCTTTTTCATCATTGCCGGCATAATTGGCCGCCACCGCGTATCCGGCGTCCTTCAAGGCAGCGGAAATAGCCGCCCCAATGCCACGCGATCCGCCCGTAACCAGTGCTACTCTGCTCATTCGTATCTCCCCCCGTTTTATCCGTTTTTTATAACACCGTCGCCCGCCTTGGTACGTCCCGGCCAGCGGGCCAGGACGTACCAGGAAATCGGACGTTTAAAACCGCTCGACACACATGGCTACACCCATGCCGCCGCCGATGCAGAGCGTTGCAAGGCCCTTGGAAACGCCGCGGCGCTTCATCTCGAACAACAGCGTGTTGAGCACCCGCGCACCGGATGCGCCGATCGGATGGCCGATGGCGATGGCGCCGCCATTGACATTGACGATCGATGTATCCCAGCCGAGATCCTTGTTGACGGCGCAGGCCTGCGCTGCAAAAGCCTCGTTGGCTTCCACAAGATCGATATCGCTGACCGACCAGCCGGCCTTTTCCAGCGCCTTTCGCGAGGCCGGGATCGGACCCGTGCCCATGATCTGCGGATCGACGCCGGCCGTTGCCCAGGAGACAATGCGGGCGAGCGGCTGGATGCCACGCCGACCAGCCTCATCTTCCGTCATCAAAAGAGCCGCAGCGGCGCCGTCGTTGAGACCCGAAGCATTCGCTGCCGTCACGGTTCCGTCCTTGTCGAAGGCCGGGCGCAGCTTGGTCATGGATTCCAGCGTTGCCCCATGGCGAATATATTCATCCTGGTCGACGGTCACGTCGCCTTTGCGCCCCTTCACCACGAAGGGAATGATCTCGTCCGCAAAACGGCCTGCCTTCTGCGCGGCTTCGGCCTTGTTCTGCGAACCCACGGCAAACTGGTCCTGTTCGTCGCGCGACAGCTGCCACTTCTTGGCGATATTCTCGGCCGTCGTACCCATGTGATAGCCGTAGAAGGCGTCGGTAAGCCCGTCCTTGATCATGGTGTCGACCATCTTCAGATCGCCCATCTTCACGCCGCCGCGCAAATGCGCGCAATGCGGTGCCATCGACATGGATTCCATGCCGCCGGCCACGATGATCTTTGCGTCGCCGGTGGCAATCTGTTGCATGCCGAGCGCAACCGCGCGCAAGCCCGAACCGCAGAGCTGGTTCATGCCCCAGGCTGTTGCTTCCTGGGGAATGCCGGCCTTCATTGCCGCCTGGCGCGCCGGATTCTGGCCCTCGCCGGCAGACAGCACCTGCCCGAGGATCACCTCATCGACCTCTGCGGGGTCGACGCCCGCCCGTTCGAGCACACCCTTGATGACGGCGGCCCCGAGTTCGTGGGCCAGTGTATTGGCAAAAGAGCCGTTGAAGGCGCCGACTGCCGTCCGGCCGGCACTGGCGATGACGATGGAGGGAGTGCTCATGAAATGTTTCCTCGTTCATTTTTTTAGCAACTGGCCAAAGACTGACAAAGGTCTGCCCGCAAGTCAAACGGGATCGTTGACGCGCAACGTCCACTGTTTGAAACCTGGTGTCAGCGCGAAACCTCGCGCTTGCGTCGCCGCATCGCACAAAGAGATTGTCAGAAGAGGTTTTTTCCGGATACTCTAAAAAAACATAATAAAGACGGGACCATGGGGAGGAGACCCAGATGGCTAAACACGACGGCCAGATCGTTATCAAGAAATACGCCAACCGACGGCTCTACAATACCGGCACGAGCACCTATGTCACGCTCGACGATCTCGCGGTGATGGTGAAAAAGGGTGAGGAATTCAACGTCCAGGACGCGAAATCCGGTGATGACATCACCCATTCGGTGCTGACACAGATCATCTTCGAACAGGAATCCAAGACCGGCAACACGCTTCTGCCTATTTCCTTCCTGCGCCAGCTTATCGCTTTTTACGGCGACCAGATGCAGATGGTCGTGCCGAGTTATCTCGAACATTCGATGCAGGCATTCACCGACCAGCAGGTGCAGATGCGCGAGCAGATCAACAAGGCCTTCGGCGACACGCCGCTGGTCAAGAATCTGGCCGTTCCGCTGCAGTTGGTGGAGGAGCAGGTCCGGCGCAACACCGAGATTTTCAATCAGGCCATGCAGATGTTCTCGCCCTTCATGGCGGCAACACCGGCCGCCAAGGAGCCGCGCAAGGCCGAAGCGAAGGACATTGACGACCTGAAGGAGCAACTGCGCGCCTTGCAGACAAAGCTGGAAAATCTGGGCTGACCGCTGCACCCGGTCCGGATCGGGCAGCGTGTAAAAGCGCTCCCGTGAAATACGCGGTCATAGCCCGATCGATACATCCCGCCCGGCCGTGCGCATGGACACGGAAAAGCCTGCGATCACGTCGATGAAGCAGATCGTCATGAGAATGAAGAAGACATGCGTCGCCGCATTGGCGACGAGCAGGAACTCGACAAGAAAAACGATGAACAGCACCATGGAAAGAAGGTGATCCATCAGCGCCTTGGAACTGATGCGCGTGGCCTTGAGGATTTCCACGAAAAGCACGGCGAGCGCGATCACGATCAGCAGGTCCCCGACACTCATCGTCCAGACCGCACCGGACAGCATGGTCATCGAGAAGATCGTATTGTCGAAGACGGCAACCCCTCCGCTTCCCAGCAGCCCGACCATGCCGAGATTGTAAAGCACGAAGGGCAGGATCAGCAAAGGAATGGCGGCAATCATCGACAGGAACTCCCGGTTTCTTGAGACCGGTCCCGACCGGCGCAATGATATTCGCTTACAGTGTTTTTGCGGTCAAGAAATGGCACCAAAAGAAAAGGGCCGGCAAAAGCCAGCCCTCCGTCTTCAATCCCAAGCATGCGCTGATTAAGCGGAAGCCTTCGGGGTCAAAACCTGGCGGCCGCGGTACATGCCGGTCTTCAGGTCGATATGGTGCGGACGGCGAAGTTCGCCGGAGTTCTTGTCCTCGACATAGGTCGGGGACTTCAACGCGTCAGCGGAGCGGCGCATGCCGCGTTTGGACGGGCTTGTTTTTCTTTTTGGTACAGCCATTTCAGTCTCCACTTATCGGGCAAAACTCTGTTCAGCGGCCAGACCGTTGGTCGGGACAAACAGATGTCAATCTCGGAATTTTCCGGGCTTATACATGCCCGGCAGATGTTTGACCAGTCCCTGCCATCATTTTTTCGCAAAGGACGGTTCGCATCATCAAGCCTCGTCCTCCGGAACGATCCAGCTTTCCTGCAACGCCGCGTCCTGCCATTTCCGGAAGGCCGGATGGGTCTTGACCGCATCCATATAGCCGAGCGAGCCAGGATTGCGGGTGAGATCGTAGATCTCGAACCGGTTGACCACCGGTGCGAACATAGCATCCGCAGCGGTGAAGCGACCGAACAGGAAGGGGCCGCCCGAGCGGGCCACGGCCTCCCGCCAGATCGTCTCGATCCGCTCAACATCCTCCATAACGCCGGCAGGCAGGTCTATGGCGCGCTTTTCACGGCGGATATTCATCGGGCAGGCATTGCGGAGAGCCCGGAACCCGGAGAGCATTTCCATGGAATAGCTGCGGGCGGCGGCGCGTTCCACCATATCCTCAGGCCAGAGCCCGGCCTCAGGAAAGAGCTCGGCGACATATTCGATGATCGCCAGTGATTCCCAGATCCGGATATCGCCGTGGTGCAGCACGGGAACGCGACCGGTCGGCGAAATATCCCGAAATTTGGGATTTCCGGCTGGAAAATCGAAAGGGATGACGACATCTTCGAAGGGAATGCCGCAGCCTTCCAGCGCAAGCCAGGGCCGGAGCGACCAGGAGGAATAATTCTTGTTGCCGATATAGAGGGTGAGATTGGTCACGGTCTTCTCCGATCCGCTTGGGTTGCCCTGCTATAGGGGCAAAGCCACGCTCAAAGCCAATCAAAAGGCCTGATCCTACTCATAAAGACACTTGATATATTCGCCGGAACGCCCGGCCCGGCGTTCGATGACCGAGGCGAGACGCCGCAGACCGCGTCCCGGTTTGCCCGCATTGCGCTCGACCGGATTGGGAAGCGATACCGCGAGAAGAGCCGCCTGGCGGCGCGTCAGCTTGGCAGCAGGAACGCCGAAATGGCGTTGCGCGGCGGCCTCGGCGCCATAGATGCCCGGACCCCATTCGGCAATATTCAGATAGAGTTCCATCATCCGCCGCTTGCTCCAGACGAAATCCGCCGCGACCGCCAGCGGCAATTCCATCGCCTTGCGGACAAAGGAGCGCCCATTCCATAGGAACAGGTTCTTGGCCGTCTGCATCGGGATGGTCGAGGCACCGCGGGTGGATTCGCCTTCGAGGGCCTCGTTGACGACGCCACGCATCTGTACCCAGTCGACGCCGGCATGGATGCAGAACTGGCCGTCCTCCGACATCATCACGGATTGGACGAGATTGGGAGAAATATCGTCGAGCGACACCCACTGGCGGTCGTAGCCGCGCAGCAGCACCAGATCGCGCAGCATGAGCGTCGAAACCGGATGGACGAAACCCGGCACGTAAAGGACGATCAGCACATAGGGCAACAGAACGATGGCGAGGACGATGAATATGATCTGGCGCCAGCGACGGTGCAGAGCCGCGCGCCATCCCTGAGAACGGCTGGACGACACCACCTCTTCCTCTTCCCGGCTTTCCGGTATGATTTCCACCCCTGACACACCCGCCTGATGATCCATTTGAATTTTCATAGAGCAAGAACAGCGGGAGTTGAACGCTTTTCTGGACTTTGTCCCGTCCGGCGGCCGCATCCATGGCCATATGGCAAAATCCCGTTGCCAGCGGCAGCGCAGTCGTGCCAAACAGCGCCGCATGAGCGACCTGCCCCATTCTTTCGAAGTGCGCCTGAAGAGCCATGCTATGGCCGTCGAGGCCTGCCTTGTTCACCTTCTGACAGATCAGGTGCAGTCCGACGAGATCGCCCGGCCGACATCGCTCCTTGCAGCCATGCGGCACGGCGTGCTGAACGGCGGCAAGCGCCTGCGCCCGTTTCTGGTGATGGAGAGCGCTGCCCTGCTCGGCGGCGATGCACAGGCAGCACTCAGGGTCGGCGCGGCGCTCGAATGCGTTCACAGCTATTCCCTTGTCCACGACGATCTTCCGGCCATGGATGACGACGAACTGAGGCGCGGGCAGCCGACCGTGCATATCGCCCACGGCGAAGCGAATGCGATCCTTGCCGGCGACGGCCTGCTGACGCTCGCCTTCGACATTATCGCCGCACCGGAAACCCATCTCCCGGACAGCAGCAAGACGGACCTGATCCTGGCGCTGGCCCGCGCTTCAGGTATTGGCGGCATGGCCGGCGGACAGGCGCTCGATCTGGCGGCAGAGGGGCGCGGTCTCGACGAAGCCCGCATTATCACCCTGCAGGCCATGAAGACCGGGGCGCTGATCCGCTTTGCCTGCGAGGCCGGCGCCATCATCGCCGGCAGCACCGCGGACGACCGGCGCGTGATGCGCCAGTACGGCGAAACGATCGGCCTTGCTTTCCAGCTCGCCGACGACCTTCTCGATCTGACGGCCGATGCCAAGACCATGGGCAAGGCCACTGGCAAGGACGCTGCCCGCGGCAAGGGCACGCTGGTTGCGCTGCGCGGTCAGGTTTGGGCTGAGGCAGAGCTGGCAAGGCTTGTCGCCAATGCAGAGACCTTGCTGACGGCTTTCGGACAGGAGGCCTCGATCCTTTGTGAAACGGCCCGTTTCGTGGCCAATCGAAGCCACTGACCATTATATGCTTTCGCCGGAGCCTCGGCCCTGCCCCTTCCATTGGGGAGGAGCAAGAACGCAGGCCAGCGGGAACTCCTTCTTGGTCTCTCTCGGCTTAAAGGGAGAGGTACCAACAAGGCGAGGAACGTCGGGCCATTGTCCACCCGGCCAGCCAACTTGTTACCGCAACAAGATTGCACATTCCCTTCGCCGGCCGCTGCGGCAGAATGAATATACGTAACTTTCCGCCCGGAGTCTCCGCTTTGCCAGATCTTCTACCCCACCTGCCGCAGCTTATGCTTGCCTGGAGCGCCTATCTGATCGCCGTCGCGTCGCCCGGACCGGCAGTCCTCGCCATCATCGGCACCTCGATCAGCCGTGGGCGCAGCGCGGGTATGGCGCTGGCGCTCGGCGTGCTCACAGGGTCCTATATCTGGGCGATGCTGACGGCGGCCGGGCTTTCGGCTCTGATCCGCTCCTATGGGCAGGCGATGATCGTTCTGAAGATCGCCGGCGGCCTTTATCTGCTGTGGCTTGCCTTCAACGCCTTGAGGGCCGCTCTGCGGAAAGATCTGCCGGCAGCAGCCGCAAACGAAGTTCAGCCTTCTCTGCGGAAACTCTATTTCAAGGGCCTGGGCATCCACCTTACCAATCCCAAGGCGATCTTTGCCTGGATCATGCTGGTCTCGCTCGGCATGCCGAAGGATGCGCCCGCCAGCATCATGGCGGTGTTGATCGGCGGCTGCATGGTCATGGGCGTGGTCGTGTTCACTGGCTTTGCGCTGTTGTTTTCGCTGGCACCCGTCAACCGGGCGTACCGGAGGGCGCACCGTTGGATCGAGGGGGCCATGGCGGGCTTCTTCACCTTTGCCGGCCTCCGCCTGCTGACGGCAAGGCTTTAGAGCATCGTTCCCTTACTCGGCGGCGGCCTGTCCCTGGCCGAAGCGCTTCTCGATATAGTCGGCGACGAGCGTCTCGAAATCGCCGGCAATATTGGTGCCGCGGATCGTGATCGCCTTCTTGCCGTCAATATAAACGGGAGCGGCCGGAAGCTCGCCGGTGCCGGGCAGCGAAATGCCGATATCGGCATGCTTGCTTTCACCGGGTCCGTTAACGATGCAGCCCATGACCGCGACCTTCAGCCCTTCAACACCGGGATATTTTTCGCGCCAGACCGGCATGTTGCGGCGGATGTCGCCTTCGATCTTCTGGGCCAGTTCCTGAAACACCGTCGATGTGGTGCGGCCGCAGCCGGGACAGGCGGCAACGACGGGAATAAACTGCCGGAAACCCATGACCTGCAGCAACTCCTGCGCGACCTGCACCTCGCGGGTGCGGTCGCCGCCGGGCTCTGGCGTCAACGAGATGCGGATCGTATCGCCGATGCCCTGCTGCATCAGGATGCCGAGCGAGGCGGCGGACGAGACGATGCCCTTGGAGCCCATGCCGGCCTCCGTGAGGCCGAGGTGCAATGCATGGTTCGTCCGGCCGGACAGCATCGAATAGCATGCGATCAGATCCTGCACGTTCGACACCTTGGCCGACAGGATGATGCGATTGCGCGGCAGGCCGATGTCTTCGGCCAGTTCGGCCGAAATCAGCGCGGATTGCACGATGGTCTCGCGCATGACCTGGCTGGCCGTCAGCGGGAATCCCTTGGCCTGATTATCGTCCATCAGCTTCGTCAGCAGATCCTGATCGAGCGATCCCCAGTTGACGCCGATGCGCACCGGCTTGTCGAACAGGATGGCGCGCTCGATGATCTCGGCGAATTGCTTGTCCTTCTTCGCCTTGAAGCCGACATTTCCCGGATTGATGCGATATTTTGCAAGCGCTTCGGCGCAGGCCGGATGGTCGGCGAGAAGCTTGTGTCCGATATAGTGAAAATCGCCGATCAGGGGCACATCCAGCCCCAGCCGTTCGAGCCGTTCGCGGATTTTCGGTACGGCGGCCGCGCTCTCGTCGCGATCGACGGTGATGCGCACCAACTCCGAGCCTGCGCGGTGCAGGGCGGCGACCTGTGCAACTGTCGCATCGACATCGGCCGTATCGGTATTGGTCATCGACTGGACGACGACGGGCGCCGATCCTCCGACGATCACGCCGCCGACATCGACGGCAACGGAAGCCCGGCGCGGCTGAGGGTCGAAATCAAAGGCGGACGACATGGTGGCCCCTTGAAGGTTCTGGTACGGCGACGATCCTCAGGTGGATGAGGATGGCCGCCTTGTCAACGGCCAACACCATGTCTTGACGGCGAATTGATGGTTGCCCTGCCGTCAGTCGCGCCCTTTCAGATCGGCATGCGCCGCATGATGGGAGAGCAGGAGGACGACGATAAAGAGGATGGGCACGCAGGTGAAGATAATGGCAAACCCCGTGTGTTCGGCAACGAAGCCGATCAGCGAGGGCGCAAACAGCATGCCGGAATACCCCATGAAGGTGGCGACCGACAATCCGATGCCGGGCGCCAGCCCCGGCATGTTGCCTGCCGCCGAAAAGGCGATCGGCACCATGTTGGAGATACCGACGCCGGCCAGCGCGAAGCCGAGAATGGCGAGCGGCGCAGTGGGAGAAAGGCCTGCCAACAGAAGGCCGACCAAGGCCGTCAACGTGCAGATGCGCAGCGTCTTCACGCCGCCGAACCGGTCGCGGACATGGTCGCCGGCAAATCGCATAATCGCCATGGTCGCGGAAAAAGCAGCAAAGCCGAACCCCGACAGCGCGACCGAGGCGCCGAGCTCATTGCGAAGGTATAGCGCGCCCCAGTCGAGCACCGTCCCCTCCGGCACCATGGAAAACAGCGCGACGAGACCGATCAGCCAAGGCAGCGGCGTCAGCGGCAGACGCAGTTTCTGCTTTGCGACATCGGGATGAGGCTTGTCTGCATGGATCATCGGCCAGGCAATGCCAAGAACCGCAACGCAGAACAGCGTGACGAGGAGTGCGTGCGGCAGGACGCCGAACTGCGCCATGATCACGCCGCCGCTGGCCGAGCCGATCAGGCCCCCGAGACTCCAATAGGCATGGCAGGACGACATGATCGCCCGGCGCATGGATTTCTCCACCTCGACCGCATTGGCGTTCATCGCCACGTCCATCGCGCCCACAAAGCCGCCAAGCAGGAACATGGCGGGAATTGCCGTCCAGATGTTCGACACCAGCGTGAGAAGAAACAGAAGAGGCGACAGGATGACGGCCGTCACCCTCACGACCTTCTGCGACCCAAGTTTGGCGATATAGCCGCCGGCAATTGGCATCAGCACCAACGAGCCGATGCCAAAGACGAGGATGAGAAGCCCCAGTATGCTTTCGCTGATACCCAGCTTGTCCTTGAACTCGGGAATTTTGGGCGCCCAACTGCCGGTAACGAAGCCGTTCATCAGGAAGAGAAGAGAAACGGCCAGGCGCGATTTCGGCATGTAACCTTGCCGGAGGGTGTCGTGCTGAGGAAGAGAATGCTGATCCATGACCTTTTCCAATGCGGGGCGGAACCCGCTTCAAACCGTTGTTTAACAAAATTGCCGTCGGGTCGTTCAGGACGGCCACGCAAAGCCGCGGCTCCTGATGCCGGCAGGAGGGATGA
This genomic interval carries:
- the phbB gene encoding acetoacetyl-CoA reductase, with product MSRVALVTGGSRGIGAAISAALKDAGYAVAANYAGNDEKAQAFTAETGIPTYKWDVSSYAACAAGLARVEADLGPVEILVNNAGITRDAMFHKMTPDQWTAVVDTNLTGLFNMTHPVWTGMRDRNFGRVINISSINGQKGQMGQVNYSAAKAGDLGFTKALAQEGAAKGITVNAICPGYIGTEMVRAIPEKVLNERIIPQIPVGRLGEPAEIARIAVFLASDDAGFITGSTISANGGQFFV
- a CDS encoding acetyl-CoA C-acetyltransferase yields the protein MSTPSIVIASAGRTAVGAFNGSFANTLAHELGAAVIKGVLERAGVDPAEVDEVILGQVLSAGEGQNPARQAAMKAGIPQEATAWGMNQLCGSGLRAVALGMQQIATGDAKIIVAGGMESMSMAPHCAHLRGGVKMGDLKMVDTMIKDGLTDAFYGYHMGTTAENIAKKWQLSRDEQDQFAVGSQNKAEAAQKAGRFADEIIPFVVKGRKGDVTVDQDEYIRHGATLESMTKLRPAFDKDGTVTAANASGLNDGAAAALLMTEDEAGRRGIQPLARIVSWATAGVDPQIMGTGPIPASRKALEKAGWSVSDIDLVEANEAFAAQACAVNKDLGWDTSIVNVNGGAIAIGHPIGASGARVLNTLLFEMKRRGVSKGLATLCIGGGMGVAMCVERF
- the phaR gene encoding polyhydroxyalkanoate synthesis repressor PhaR; this translates as MAKHDGQIVIKKYANRRLYNTGTSTYVTLDDLAVMVKKGEEFNVQDAKSGDDITHSVLTQIIFEQESKTGNTLLPISFLRQLIAFYGDQMQMVVPSYLEHSMQAFTDQQVQMREQINKAFGDTPLVKNLAVPLQLVEEQVRRNTEIFNQAMQMFSPFMAATPAAKEPRKAEAKDIDDLKEQLRALQTKLENLG
- the rpmF gene encoding 50S ribosomal protein L32, whose product is MAVPKRKTSPSKRGMRRSADALKSPTYVEDKNSGELRRPHHIDLKTGMYRGRQVLTPKASA
- a CDS encoding glutathione S-transferase family protein codes for the protein MTNLTLYIGNKNYSSWSLRPWLALEGCGIPFEDVVIPFDFPAGNPKFRDISPTGRVPVLHHGDIRIWESLAIIEYVAELFPEAGLWPEDMVERAAARSYSMEMLSGFRALRNACPMNIRREKRAIDLPAGVMEDVERIETIWREAVARSGGPFLFGRFTAADAMFAPVVNRFEIYDLTRNPGSLGYMDAVKTHPAFRKWQDAALQESWIVPEDEA
- the mtgA gene encoding monofunctional biosynthetic peptidoglycan transglycosylase, translated to MDHQAGVSGVEIIPESREEEEVVSSSRSQGWRAALHRRWRQIIFIVLAIVLLPYVLIVLYVPGFVHPVSTLMLRDLVLLRGYDRQWVSLDDISPNLVQSVMMSEDGQFCIHAGVDWVQMRGVVNEALEGESTRGASTIPMQTAKNLFLWNGRSFVRKAMELPLAVAADFVWSKRRMMELYLNIAEWGPGIYGAEAAAQRHFGVPAAKLTRRQAALLAVSLPNPVERNAGKPGRGLRRLASVIERRAGRSGEYIKCLYE
- a CDS encoding polyprenyl synthetase family protein; this translates as MSDLPHSFEVRLKSHAMAVEACLVHLLTDQVQSDEIARPTSLLAAMRHGVLNGGKRLRPFLVMESAALLGGDAQAALRVGAALECVHSYSLVHDDLPAMDDDELRRGQPTVHIAHGEANAILAGDGLLTLAFDIIAAPETHLPDSSKTDLILALARASGIGGMAGGQALDLAAEGRGLDEARIITLQAMKTGALIRFACEAGAIIAGSTADDRRVMRQYGETIGLAFQLADDLLDLTADAKTMGKATGKDAARGKGTLVALRGQVWAEAELARLVANAETLLTAFGQEASILCETARFVANRSH
- a CDS encoding LysE family translocator — translated: MPDLLPHLPQLMLAWSAYLIAVASPGPAVLAIIGTSISRGRSAGMALALGVLTGSYIWAMLTAAGLSALIRSYGQAMIVLKIAGGLYLLWLAFNALRAALRKDLPAAAANEVQPSLRKLYFKGLGIHLTNPKAIFAWIMLVSLGMPKDAPASIMAVLIGGCMVMGVVVFTGFALLFSLAPVNRAYRRAHRWIEGAMAGFFTFAGLRLLTARL
- the ispG gene encoding flavodoxin-dependent (E)-4-hydroxy-3-methylbut-2-enyl-diphosphate synthase, which translates into the protein MSSAFDFDPQPRRASVAVDVGGVIVGGSAPVVVQSMTNTDTADVDATVAQVAALHRAGSELVRITVDRDESAAAVPKIRERLERLGLDVPLIGDFHYIGHKLLADHPACAEALAKYRINPGNVGFKAKKDKQFAEIIERAILFDKPVRIGVNWGSLDQDLLTKLMDDNQAKGFPLTASQVMRETIVQSALISAELAEDIGLPRNRIILSAKVSNVQDLIACYSMLSGRTNHALHLGLTEAGMGSKGIVSSAASLGILMQQGIGDTIRISLTPEPGGDRTREVQVAQELLQVMGFRQFIPVVAACPGCGRTTSTVFQELAQKIEGDIRRNMPVWREKYPGVEGLKVAVMGCIVNGPGESKHADIGISLPGTGELPAAPVYIDGKKAITIRGTNIAGDFETLVADYIEKRFGQGQAAAE
- a CDS encoding MFS transporter — its product is MDQHSLPQHDTLRQGYMPKSRLAVSLLFLMNGFVTGSWAPKIPEFKDKLGISESILGLLILVFGIGSLVLMPIAGGYIAKLGSQKVVRVTAVILSPLLFLLTLVSNIWTAIPAMFLLGGFVGAMDVAMNANAVEVEKSMRRAIMSSCHAYWSLGGLIGSASGGVIMAQFGVLPHALLVTLFCVAVLGIAWPMIHADKPHPDVAKQKLRLPLTPLPWLIGLVALFSMVPEGTVLDWGALYLRNELGASVALSGFGFAAFSATMAIMRFAGDHVRDRFGGVKTLRICTLTALVGLLLAGLSPTAPLAILGFALAGVGISNMVPIAFSAAGNMPGLAPGIGLSVATFMGYSGMLFAPSLIGFVAEHTGFAIIFTCVPILFIVVLLLSHHAAHADLKGRD